Below is a window of Diaminobutyricibacter sp. McL0608 DNA.
AGCATGCCGAGCAGCCGGTAGGAGACGAAACGGAACATCCTCATTTGCGGACCGCCTGACGGGGGTCGAGTGCGTCGCGGAGCCCGTCACCGAGCAGGTTGAACGCGAGCGTGATCAGCAGGAGGGCGGCACCGGGAAACACCAGGTACATCGGGTCCGTCGCCACCCACGTCACCGCGTCGCCGATCGTCCGGCCCCAGGAGGGCGTGGGCGGCGGAACACCGACACCGAGGAACGACAGCGCGGCCTCGAGGCCGATCATGCTCGGGATGAGGATGGTCGTGTACACGACGATGGTTCCCGTCACGTTGGGCAGCAACTGCTTGACGAGGATGTGCCACGAGCCGGCACCCATGGCGGTGGAGGCCGTGATGAAGTTGCGTTCACGCAGCGCGAGCACCTGACCGCGCACCACTCGCGCCACCGTCGGCCATCCGAACAGGATGACGATGACCAGCACGATCAGCACCGGCCGCGGAAAGCTCGCGGCGACGATCGCCGTGATGGAGATCATGAAGATCAGCGCGGGAATTCCGAGCACCACGTCGATGACGCGGCTGACGATACGGTCGAACCAGCCGCCGAAGTAGCCGGCCGTCAGCCCCACGAGCACGCCGATCGCCACCGACAGCACCGTTGCCGTGATGCCGACGCCGAGCGACGTCCGCGCTCCGTAGACGACGATCGAGAAAAGGTCTCGCCCGGTCAGCGGTTCGACACCGAACCAGTGGGTGGAACTGATTCCGCCACCCCAGCCGATGGGTGCACCCGAATCGTCGAGCGTATTGAGGTGGTACGTGTAAGGGTTCTGCCCGCTGATGCCGGTCAGCCATGGCGCGAAGATCGCGGCGAGCACGAAGATCGCGATGGTGATCGCGCCTGCGGTCGCCCATTTGTCGGACCAGATATGCGCTGCGACGTGGCGGAACCCGGTCTTGCGACTGGATATCTGTTCCTGCTCGATTCCTGCGGTACTCACTGATGGTTCCTTGGGGCTGGATGGCGGTGGCTGGGTCTCTGGGCGCAGGTCACGCCACGAGCGCCCGCCATTCCTCGCGCCTGACCCGTTGCGCTTCGGGGTCGGGTACCGGCGCCGCCGCCAGTAGTCGCTGGGTGTATGGATCGGATGGTGACCGCAGCACGCTCGCCGTCGTCCCGGTCTCGACGATGCGACCGTCGTGCATCACGGCGACCTGGTCGGCGAGGTCATGGACGACCGCCAGGTCGTGGCTGATGAACAGGCAGGCGAACCCGTAATGGTCCTGCAGGTCGTGCAGGAGATCCAGCACAGTGGCCTGCACCGAGACGTCGAGCGCGCTCGTCGGCTCGTCGGCTATCAGGAGTGCCGGCCGAAGCGCGATCGCGCGTGCGATAGCGACGCGCTGGCGCTGACCGCCGGAGAGTTCGTGCTGGTAACGGTCGGCGAACGCGGTGTCGAGTTGCACAGCCGACAACAGCTCGCGCACACGTTCGCGCCGCTGAGCACCCGTGATCTCGGCGTGGAGTTTCAGTGGTTCCGCGATCGACTGTCCGACCGTGGCGCGAGGGTTCAGGCTCGAGGCCGGGTCCTGGAAGATGTAGCCGATGCGGCTCCGGGCCGCCCGCAGCGCCCCCCGGGACGCATGAGCGAGCTCGACTCCGTCGACGGTCGCCGATCCGGAGCTGAGCGGCACCAGTCCGGCGAGCGCGCGGCCGATCGTGGATTTGCCCGAACCGGACTCCCCCACCAGGCCGAAGATCTGCCCCGGCTCGATGAGCAGGGTGACATCGTCGACGGCGGCGACCGGGTGCGATCCCCAGCCACGGCCGCCGTAGATGACGGACGCGCCGTCGAGGCGGGCCGCCGCACGCGCGACCGACGCATCCGCTGCATCCGCGACCGGCCGGTGCGCGCGATCGGTGACGACCGCGGGATCCGTGAGCCGCAGCGCGTCGAGCCGTGGCACCGCAGCGAGGAGTCGCTGCGTGTACTCGGCGGTCGGATGCGCGAACAGCTCCGACGCATCCGCCCGCTCCACGACCCGCCCCTCCCGCATGACGACGACGTCGTCTGCGAGGTCGGCGACCACGCCCATGTCGTGTGTGATCAGCAGTACAGCAGTTCCGAGTCGGTCGCGGAGTTCGCGGATCAGGTCGAGGATGCCGGCCTGCACGGTGACATCGAGCGCCGTGGTCGGCTCGTCTGCGATGAGTGCCACCGGGTCGCACGAGATCGCCATCGCGATCATCGCGCGCTGCAGCTGGCCGCCGGAGAGTTCGTGCGGGTGCGACCGGGCGACACGGGCCGGATCGGCGATCCCGACCGAGGCCAGCAGGCTCGACACGCGGTCGCCCGAATTCGCGCGACCGCCGGCCAGGCCGTGCGCGGCCAGGGCTTCCGCGATCTGGCGGCCGATCGTGATGACCGGGTTGAACGCGGTCATCGGCTCCTGGAACACGGTGCCCACGCTGCCGCCGCGCACCTGGCGCAGTCGCGCCGGGGTCGCTCCGAGCAGTTCTTCGCCCTGCAGCCGAACACTTCCCGTGACCGTCGCGCCGGCCGGAAGGAGCCCGAGCGTCGACATGGCCGTCACGCTCTTGCCCGAGCCGGACTCGCCGACGAGGGCGAGGACCCGCCCCGCTTCGAGGTCGAAACTGACCCGGTCGACGACCTTGCGGGTGTGCGCCCCTTCGTGGTCGTCCCTGTCGGTGAACGAGATCGAGACCTCGTCCACCGACAGGATCGGCGCGTCACTCATCGGTGGGAGCTCACTTGCCGAGCGTCACCGTCATGTAGTCCGGGTAGGCCGGGAACGACGGGATGAAGAAGTTCTGCACGTTCGAACCGCGCAGGAAGGACTGCTTCGCGTACGACAGCGGCACGACAGGTGCGTCTTCCATGATCTTCTTGTCAGCCTGGGCCCAGAGGTCCTGTGCCTTCGACTGGTCGGTCTCAGCGGTCGCCTGGTCGATCAGGGCGTCGACCGCCGGGCTCGAGTAGTGCGACACGTTGTAGGCGCCGTTACCGATCTGGCTGGAGGCGAACAACGGCTGGATGTTGCTGTTGGCGCTCGGGAAGTCGGGCTGCCAGCTGAACAGGACCAAGTCGAAGTCACCGGCGTTCGCGCTGGCGTCGGTGTAGAAGGAGTTCTGGT
It encodes the following:
- a CDS encoding ABC transporter permease yields the protein MSTAGIEQEQISSRKTGFRHVAAHIWSDKWATAGAITIAIFVLAAIFAPWLTGISGQNPYTYHLNTLDDSGAPIGWGGGISSTHWFGVEPLTGRDLFSIVVYGARTSLGVGITATVLSVAIGVLVGLTAGYFGGWFDRIVSRVIDVVLGIPALIFMISITAIVAASFPRPVLIVLVIVILFGWPTVARVVRGQVLALRERNFITASTAMGAGSWHILVKQLLPNVTGTIVVYTTILIPSMIGLEAALSFLGVGVPPPTPSWGRTIGDAVTWVATDPMYLVFPGAALLLITLAFNLLGDGLRDALDPRQAVRK
- a CDS encoding ABC transporter ATP-binding protein; the encoded protein is MSDAPILSVDEVSISFTDRDDHEGAHTRKVVDRVSFDLEAGRVLALVGESGSGKSVTAMSTLGLLPAGATVTGSVRLQGEELLGATPARLRQVRGGSVGTVFQEPMTAFNPVITIGRQIAEALAAHGLAGGRANSGDRVSSLLASVGIADPARVARSHPHELSGGQLQRAMIAMAISCDPVALIADEPTTALDVTVQAGILDLIRELRDRLGTAVLLITHDMGVVADLADDVVVMREGRVVERADASELFAHPTAEYTQRLLAAVPRLDALRLTDPAVVTDRAHRPVADAADASVARAAARLDGASVIYGGRGWGSHPVAAVDDVTLLIEPGQIFGLVGESGSGKSTIGRALAGLVPLSSGSATVDGVELAHASRGALRAARSRIGYIFQDPASSLNPRATVGQSIAEPLKLHAEITGAQRRERVRELLSAVQLDTAFADRYQHELSGGQRQRVAIARAIALRPALLIADEPTSALDVSVQATVLDLLHDLQDHYGFACLFISHDLAVVHDLADQVAVMHDGRIVETGTTASVLRSPSDPYTQRLLAAAPVPDPEAQRVRREEWRALVA